A DNA window from Ctenopharyngodon idella isolate HZGC_01 chromosome 8, HZGC01, whole genome shotgun sequence contains the following coding sequences:
- the LOC127516969 gene encoding uncharacterized protein LOC127516969 isoform X1, whose product MYRSSFLAHVVLLFAVFKWSLCVKIVRRDILRVREEWHGADRHLPQLSLRTALLQQDVCVRLRLCVRPLMANENLTIDFSDSETGGSYTLLLFVSKRSSVHWQCINRGSDDLLFPHKARIQTREMNMTSHQAFWILRYDCFPAWPGSNVTVHVHKDSDLLISGSHMVQLTDDEDPVPEARVSVDERDKRFTVRMKTDQMVKISLCYKHSFPECVEQRYFGKINTTVNQTVDLRFPYLIPCVCVQLWFTGIDVRRNTQCPLKKKILPYGGDILSSSSARVLGSVLQWEPLCPDDQSDPSVSLCWRIHTQNSYCVPVPNATLYGTKREYNVSAVDKHPQMCVKFSLNGSYQVFCPFESEGRSEWSVTVVPGSLHLHVHLTSNIAASFAAQLCDRHNDTCASRGHVISRQLEGGATEAELSLPFPFLSPGLCVQVWRLDLHGRRIICPDFTHRRWGLIIGAALTLLAAVTVLVCITRWLLKRSTSVWRSAERRPVLLVCSSNDVAHITAVCSLASGLQGELCMDVRLAQWMQCHPQSSLAQLGPVPWLYGQCQAVQKAGGLVLIAWSPDAHRAYLRWRKSKREAELCKTGLYSAVEEEEEEQMCCDEECMEKPMESSSITAPVFNAALSCLWMGIRSDCHGRGFGLVCFPSLNNNITCIPKRLRCVRKYCLPKDLFSLIHDLTGSQDRTGKTRGRCWPRLLSKALSLCVSRQLVQRLEAKLPMPTDSPKFIPSFSQKLLMSRTKRKTWGQKKRRSKAVSSCLSRKGCSKKKTVPELHTPLDL is encoded by the exons ATGTACAGATCGTCATTTCTAGCTCATGTCGTTTTGCTGTTTGCTGTGTTTAAATGGTCGCTGTGCGTAAAGATCGTCCGTCGGGATATTCTCAGAGTCAGAGAG gAATGGCATGGTGCTG ATCGGCACCTGCCTCAGCTCAGTCTCCGCACCGCTCTCCTCCAGCAGGACGTGTGTGTCCGCCTGCGGCTGTGTGTCCGTCCTCTGA TGGCAAATGAAAACCTGACAATTGACTTCAGTGACTCTGAAACCGGAGGCTCCTACACGCTGCTCCTATTTGTGTCAAAACGGAGCAGTGTTCACTGG CAGTGTATCAACAGAGGCAGTGATGATCTGCTGTTTCCTCACAAAGCAAGAATTCAGACGCGTGAAATGAACATGACGTCCCATCAGGCCTTT TGGATCCTGCGGTACGACTGTTTCCCAGCGTGGCCCGGCTCCAACGTCACAGTGCATGTTCACAAAGACAGTGACCTGCTGATCAGTGGATCTCATATGGTCCAGCTCacag ACGATGAGGATCCAGTGCCTGAAGCCAGAGTCAGTGTGGACGAGCGTGATAAACGCTTCACTGTACGCATGAAAACAGATCAAATGGTCAAGATCAGCCTGTGCTACAAACATTCATTCCCAGAGTGTGTTGAGCAGAGATATTTTGGAAAG ATTAATACGACTGTCAATCAAACCGTTGATCTGAGATTCCCGTACCTGATTCCTTGTGTCTGTGTGCAG tTGTGGTTTACAGGCATTGATGTAAGAAGAAACACACAGTGTcccttaaaaaagaaaatactgcCAT ATGGCGGTGATATCTTGTCCTCCAGCTCAGCGAGAGTTCTCGGCTCTGTTCTGCAGTGGGAGCCTCTCTGTCCTGATGACCAATCAGatccctctgtctctctgtgcTGGCGAATCCATACGCAGAACTCTTACTGTGTCCCCGTCCCCAACGCCACCCTCTATGGGACAAAACGT GAATATAATGTGTCTGCTGTAGATAAACACCCTCAGATGTGTGTGAAG TTTTCTTTAAATGGCAGTTATCAAGTCTTCTGTCCCTTCGAGTCAG AGGGCCGGTCTGAGTGGAGCGTGACGGTCGTCCCTGGATCTCTGCATCTGCATGTGCACCTGACATCTAATATCGCCGCGTCTTTTGCTGCTCAGCTGTGCGACAGACATAACGATACGTGTGCATCTCGAGGACACGTCATCTCACGTCAGCTG GAAGGGGGCGCCACAGAGGCGGAGCTGAGCCTGCCCTTCCCCTTCCTCTCACCAGGACTGTGTGTGCAG GTGTGGCGCTTGGATCTCCATGGAAGACGAATCATTTGCCCTGACT TCACGCACAGGCGATGGGGTCTCATCATCGGCGCTGCACTGACTCTTCTGGCTGCAGTGACCGTTCTGGTCTGCATCACACGCTGGCTGCTCAAAAGAAGCACATCAG TGTGGCGGAGCGCTGAAAGACGACCCGTGCTGCTTGTGTGCTCGTCTAATGACGTGGCGCACATCACCGCTGTGTGCAGTTTGGCCTCTGGCCTGCAGGGGGAGCTCTGCATGGACGTGAGGCTGGCGCAGTGGATGCAGTGCCACCCTCAGTCCTCTCTGGCTCAGCTTGGACCCGTGCCGTGGCTGTACGGTCAGTGTCAGGCCGTGCAGAAGGCCGGCGGTCTCGTCCTGATCGCCTGGAGCCCTGACGCCCATCGGGCTTATCTGAGATGGAGGAAGAGCAAAAGAGAGGCTGAGCTCTGTAAGACTGGGCTGTACAGTGCtgttgaagaagaagaagaggagcaGATGTGCTGTGATGAAGAATGCATGGAGAAACCAATGGAGTCGTCTTCGATCACAGCTCCTGTGTTCAACGCGGCACTCTCCTGTCTGTGGATGGGAATACGCAGTGATTGCCACGGCCGGGGATTTGGACTGGTTTGCTTCCCGAGTCTTAACAACAACATCACCTGCATCCCGAAACGACTCCGGTGCGTCCGAAAGTACTGTCTCCCGAAGGACCTGTTCTCTTTAATACACGACCTGACCGGCTCGCAGGACAGAACTGGAAAAACCAGAGGGCGATGTTGGCCCCGTCTTCTGTCCAAAGCACTGTCGTTATGTGTGTCGCGTCAGCTCGTGCAGAGACTAGAGGCTAAACTTCCCATGCCGACGGACAGCCCGAAATTCATTCCCAGCTTCTCACAGAAATTATTAATGAGCAGGACAAAGCGAAAGACGTGGGGGCAAAAGAAGCGCCGAAGTAAAGCTGTATCGTCGTGCTTGTCCAGAAAGGGGTgttcaaagaaaaaaactgtGCCAGAGCTACACACGCCACTGGATTTGTAG
- the LOC127516969 gene encoding uncharacterized protein LOC127516969 isoform X2 → MYRSSFLAHVVLLFAVFKWSLCVKIVRRDILRVREEWHGADRHLPQLSLRTALLQQDVCVRLRLCVRPLMANENLTIDFSDSETGGSYTLLLFVSKRSSVHWCINRGSDDLLFPHKARIQTREMNMTSHQAFWILRYDCFPAWPGSNVTVHVHKDSDLLISGSHMVQLTDDEDPVPEARVSVDERDKRFTVRMKTDQMVKISLCYKHSFPECVEQRYFGKINTTVNQTVDLRFPYLIPCVCVQLWFTGIDVRRNTQCPLKKKILPYGGDILSSSSARVLGSVLQWEPLCPDDQSDPSVSLCWRIHTQNSYCVPVPNATLYGTKREYNVSAVDKHPQMCVKFSLNGSYQVFCPFESEGRSEWSVTVVPGSLHLHVHLTSNIAASFAAQLCDRHNDTCASRGHVISRQLEGGATEAELSLPFPFLSPGLCVQVWRLDLHGRRIICPDFTHRRWGLIIGAALTLLAAVTVLVCITRWLLKRSTSVWRSAERRPVLLVCSSNDVAHITAVCSLASGLQGELCMDVRLAQWMQCHPQSSLAQLGPVPWLYGQCQAVQKAGGLVLIAWSPDAHRAYLRWRKSKREAELCKTGLYSAVEEEEEEQMCCDEECMEKPMESSSITAPVFNAALSCLWMGIRSDCHGRGFGLVCFPSLNNNITCIPKRLRCVRKYCLPKDLFSLIHDLTGSQDRTGKTRGRCWPRLLSKALSLCVSRQLVQRLEAKLPMPTDSPKFIPSFSQKLLMSRTKRKTWGQKKRRSKAVSSCLSRKGCSKKKTVPELHTPLDL, encoded by the exons ATGTACAGATCGTCATTTCTAGCTCATGTCGTTTTGCTGTTTGCTGTGTTTAAATGGTCGCTGTGCGTAAAGATCGTCCGTCGGGATATTCTCAGAGTCAGAGAG gAATGGCATGGTGCTG ATCGGCACCTGCCTCAGCTCAGTCTCCGCACCGCTCTCCTCCAGCAGGACGTGTGTGTCCGCCTGCGGCTGTGTGTCCGTCCTCTGA TGGCAAATGAAAACCTGACAATTGACTTCAGTGACTCTGAAACCGGAGGCTCCTACACGCTGCTCCTATTTGTGTCAAAACGGAGCAGTGTTCACTGG TGTATCAACAGAGGCAGTGATGATCTGCTGTTTCCTCACAAAGCAAGAATTCAGACGCGTGAAATGAACATGACGTCCCATCAGGCCTTT TGGATCCTGCGGTACGACTGTTTCCCAGCGTGGCCCGGCTCCAACGTCACAGTGCATGTTCACAAAGACAGTGACCTGCTGATCAGTGGATCTCATATGGTCCAGCTCacag ACGATGAGGATCCAGTGCCTGAAGCCAGAGTCAGTGTGGACGAGCGTGATAAACGCTTCACTGTACGCATGAAAACAGATCAAATGGTCAAGATCAGCCTGTGCTACAAACATTCATTCCCAGAGTGTGTTGAGCAGAGATATTTTGGAAAG ATTAATACGACTGTCAATCAAACCGTTGATCTGAGATTCCCGTACCTGATTCCTTGTGTCTGTGTGCAG tTGTGGTTTACAGGCATTGATGTAAGAAGAAACACACAGTGTcccttaaaaaagaaaatactgcCAT ATGGCGGTGATATCTTGTCCTCCAGCTCAGCGAGAGTTCTCGGCTCTGTTCTGCAGTGGGAGCCTCTCTGTCCTGATGACCAATCAGatccctctgtctctctgtgcTGGCGAATCCATACGCAGAACTCTTACTGTGTCCCCGTCCCCAACGCCACCCTCTATGGGACAAAACGT GAATATAATGTGTCTGCTGTAGATAAACACCCTCAGATGTGTGTGAAG TTTTCTTTAAATGGCAGTTATCAAGTCTTCTGTCCCTTCGAGTCAG AGGGCCGGTCTGAGTGGAGCGTGACGGTCGTCCCTGGATCTCTGCATCTGCATGTGCACCTGACATCTAATATCGCCGCGTCTTTTGCTGCTCAGCTGTGCGACAGACATAACGATACGTGTGCATCTCGAGGACACGTCATCTCACGTCAGCTG GAAGGGGGCGCCACAGAGGCGGAGCTGAGCCTGCCCTTCCCCTTCCTCTCACCAGGACTGTGTGTGCAG GTGTGGCGCTTGGATCTCCATGGAAGACGAATCATTTGCCCTGACT TCACGCACAGGCGATGGGGTCTCATCATCGGCGCTGCACTGACTCTTCTGGCTGCAGTGACCGTTCTGGTCTGCATCACACGCTGGCTGCTCAAAAGAAGCACATCAG TGTGGCGGAGCGCTGAAAGACGACCCGTGCTGCTTGTGTGCTCGTCTAATGACGTGGCGCACATCACCGCTGTGTGCAGTTTGGCCTCTGGCCTGCAGGGGGAGCTCTGCATGGACGTGAGGCTGGCGCAGTGGATGCAGTGCCACCCTCAGTCCTCTCTGGCTCAGCTTGGACCCGTGCCGTGGCTGTACGGTCAGTGTCAGGCCGTGCAGAAGGCCGGCGGTCTCGTCCTGATCGCCTGGAGCCCTGACGCCCATCGGGCTTATCTGAGATGGAGGAAGAGCAAAAGAGAGGCTGAGCTCTGTAAGACTGGGCTGTACAGTGCtgttgaagaagaagaagaggagcaGATGTGCTGTGATGAAGAATGCATGGAGAAACCAATGGAGTCGTCTTCGATCACAGCTCCTGTGTTCAACGCGGCACTCTCCTGTCTGTGGATGGGAATACGCAGTGATTGCCACGGCCGGGGATTTGGACTGGTTTGCTTCCCGAGTCTTAACAACAACATCACCTGCATCCCGAAACGACTCCGGTGCGTCCGAAAGTACTGTCTCCCGAAGGACCTGTTCTCTTTAATACACGACCTGACCGGCTCGCAGGACAGAACTGGAAAAACCAGAGGGCGATGTTGGCCCCGTCTTCTGTCCAAAGCACTGTCGTTATGTGTGTCGCGTCAGCTCGTGCAGAGACTAGAGGCTAAACTTCCCATGCCGACGGACAGCCCGAAATTCATTCCCAGCTTCTCACAGAAATTATTAATGAGCAGGACAAAGCGAAAGACGTGGGGGCAAAAGAAGCGCCGAAGTAAAGCTGTATCGTCGTGCTTGTCCAGAAAGGGGTgttcaaagaaaaaaactgtGCCAGAGCTACACACGCCACTGGATTTGTAG